The following are encoded in a window of Shewanella psychrotolerans genomic DNA:
- a CDS encoding chemotaxis protein CheA codes for MEIDLSQFSQVFFEESLEGLESMESELLKLDISAPDPEAINTIFRAAHSIKGGSATFGFVQVASYTHLLETLLDEIRDGRRKMTNHHQDMLLLSVDLLRNMLDALMRKIDFCDPLLEELQQKFSTELNQDSTPLLSTEVEQKDDSAVWQITFKAGTDILRFGNDPILMFAELRALGQLDVVLLDTPVPDFTHYDPEGCYLSWQLTLATAQPLSQIKQAFEWVEDECEITYEALDQKSLEVTTPELAIEVAPQLENLTTDTPATKATKPAAITQKNQESGSIRVSIDKVDLLINMVGELVITQAMLSQLGQQDEIDHESLILMKQGLEQLATHTRDLQESVMQIRMLPISFAFNRFPRLVRDIGQQLNKKVELVLKGEDTELDKTVMEKIVDPMVHLVRNSLDHGLETPEDRKAKGKRETGTLTLNAYHQGGNIIIEIIDDGAGLDTAKILKKAKEKGLVNPDEEPSEEAIHQLIFKPGFSTADQVSDLSGRGVGMDVVLRNIHQLSGNIDLKSVKDKGSRFTIRLPLTLAILDGQLVRVGSHTYVVPLVSIHESLQVTPDRINRLSEEHQVIRLRDEYLPVIKVFDQFNHRADANEIKDGLVMVVDANNDKVGLLVDELLSQQQVVIKSLEDNYSKVAGISGATILGDGTVALIIDIAGLVSLAGINNKQDHAA; via the coding sequence ATGGAAATCGATCTAAGTCAGTTTAGTCAGGTCTTCTTCGAAGAAAGCTTAGAAGGGCTTGAGAGTATGGAATCTGAATTGTTGAAATTAGATATTTCAGCGCCTGATCCCGAAGCCATCAATACCATCTTTAGGGCCGCTCACTCCATCAAGGGGGGAAGCGCAACCTTTGGCTTTGTTCAGGTCGCCTCCTATACCCATCTATTGGAAACCCTACTCGATGAAATACGTGATGGTCGTAGAAAAATGACTAACCATCACCAAGATATGCTGCTGTTATCGGTAGACCTACTGCGCAACATGCTTGATGCATTAATGCGTAAAATCGATTTTTGCGATCCGTTACTTGAAGAGTTGCAGCAGAAATTTTCGACCGAGCTTAATCAAGACTCAACACCGCTTCTATCAACCGAGGTCGAGCAAAAGGATGACTCTGCCGTATGGCAAATCACCTTCAAAGCTGGGACTGACATTCTTAGGTTTGGTAACGACCCAATCTTAATGTTTGCAGAGCTTAGAGCACTTGGTCAACTTGATGTAGTGTTGCTTGATACGCCAGTGCCCGACTTTACTCATTACGACCCCGAAGGCTGCTATCTTAGCTGGCAACTCACTTTAGCCACAGCTCAACCACTGTCTCAAATTAAACAGGCATTCGAATGGGTGGAAGATGAATGTGAGATCACCTATGAGGCATTAGATCAAAAATCTCTGGAGGTTACTACGCCAGAGTTAGCCATTGAAGTTGCCCCACAATTAGAAAATCTCACGACAGATACGCCAGCAACCAAAGCCACTAAACCCGCTGCAATCACTCAAAAAAATCAAGAGTCTGGGTCTATTCGGGTCAGTATTGATAAAGTCGATTTACTCATAAATATGGTTGGTGAACTGGTGATCACTCAAGCAATGTTAAGCCAACTAGGACAACAGGACGAAATAGATCACGAGTCGCTTATCTTGATGAAACAGGGCTTAGAGCAACTAGCAACCCACACTCGAGATCTGCAAGAAAGTGTCATGCAGATCCGTATGTTGCCCATTAGTTTTGCTTTTAACCGCTTTCCACGCTTGGTTAGAGATATCGGCCAGCAACTTAACAAGAAAGTTGAACTTGTCCTAAAAGGCGAAGACACCGAATTAGATAAGACGGTAATGGAAAAAATCGTCGATCCCATGGTGCATCTGGTTAGGAACTCTCTCGATCATGGTTTAGAAACCCCAGAAGATCGTAAAGCCAAAGGTAAGCGCGAAACAGGCACATTAACCCTTAATGCATATCATCAGGGGGGTAATATCATTATCGAAATCATCGATGATGGCGCGGGGCTAGATACGGCAAAAATACTCAAAAAAGCCAAAGAAAAAGGGTTGGTTAATCCTGACGAAGAACCAAGTGAAGAGGCAATCCATCAGCTTATCTTTAAGCCAGGTTTCTCAACTGCCGACCAAGTCTCCGATCTATCAGGTCGTGGCGTGGGTATGGATGTGGTACTCAGAAATATTCACCAGCTAAGCGGTAACATCGATCTCAAATCCGTAAAAGACAAAGGCAGCCGCTTTACTATCCGCTTACCGCTTACTCTAGCGATACTTGATGGACAGCTGGTTAGGGTCGGCAGTCATACCTATGTCGTTCCTCTAGTTTCAATTCATGAATCCTTGCAGGTGACACCCGACAGAATCAATCGTCTAAGCGAAGAGCATCAAGTTATCCGCCTAAGAGACGAGTACCTTCCTGTCATCAAGGTATTTGATCAATTTAATCATCGAGCCGATGCAAACGAGATCAAAGATGGATTAGTTATGGTCGTTGATGCCAATAACGACAAAGTGGGCTTGTTAGTGGATGAGCTACTGTCTCAACAACAGGTCGTCATAAAGAGTTTGGAAGATAATTACAGCAAGGTCGCGGGGATTTCGGGCGCGACTATACTCGGTGACGGCACCGTTGCACTGATTATCGATATTGCAGGCCTTGTCAGCTTAGCTGGGATCAACAACAAGCAAGACCACGCAGCCTAG
- a CDS encoding response regulator, with protein sequence MKKILAVDDSASMRQMVGFTLKTAGFDVTEACNGDEALNAAKNGSYDLVISDVNMPVMDGITLIKNLRTLPEYKFTPLLMLTTESGTDKKQEGRNAGATGWIIKPFNPDQLLATVNKVLR encoded by the coding sequence ATGAAAAAAATACTCGCGGTTGATGACTCAGCCTCAATGCGACAGATGGTTGGGTTCACCCTGAAAACGGCAGGATTTGATGTCACCGAAGCTTGCAATGGCGATGAGGCGCTAAATGCCGCTAAAAATGGGAGCTATGATCTGGTGATCTCAGACGTCAATATGCCGGTGATGGACGGCATAACCCTAATCAAAAATCTTCGTACCCTGCCAGAATATAAATTCACCCCTTTACTGATGTTAACCACCGAGTCTGGAACAGACAAAAAACAAGAAGGCCGCAACGCTGGTGCAACCGGCTGGATTATAAAACCTTTTAACCCTGATCAACTGTTGGCCACCGTCAACAAAGTCTTACGCTAA
- a CDS encoding STAS domain-containing protein — protein sequence MTRSLIQLDSELTIRNIQQIHQLITEQLVDDQPLSIDASLLTRVDTAGAQLLYFLTKYCHTHHQNIDWIYPSEDIKSNLAELGIEASDIFSPPQENAPL from the coding sequence ATGACACGAAGTCTAATTCAGTTAGATTCTGAGCTGACAATTCGTAACATTCAGCAAATACATCAATTGATCACCGAGCAACTTGTTGACGATCAACCTCTCTCTATCGATGCAAGCCTATTAACACGCGTCGACACTGCTGGTGCCCAATTACTTTATTTCCTCACCAAATACTGCCATACACACCATCAGAATATCGATTGGATCTATCCCAGTGAGGATATCAAATCGAATTTGGCGGAACTCGGAATAGAAGCCAGTGATATATTTTCACCACCACAGGAGAATGCGCCTCTATGA
- a CDS encoding SCO family protein, whose product MRITLLILGMLLFAGLGSFAAISYHSSEPELTTSYLYPEQRKLSPFQLTDQHGEVFNNDRLKGKWSLIFIGYTSCPDVCPTTMAKLAAAYQKLASTMDIQVVFVSVDPARDTQAKLLDYINFFNSDFVAVTASHASLLPLTRQLGFVYAMVGDGQNYQVDHSASMVLISPEGRRYATIKPKARELGQLPQITTTNLIADITELNQHYQR is encoded by the coding sequence ATGAGAATCACTCTGCTCATCTTAGGAATGTTACTCTTTGCTGGTTTAGGTAGCTTTGCTGCTATCTCCTACCATTCATCAGAGCCAGAACTCACCACTAGTTATCTGTATCCAGAGCAACGTAAACTATCGCCTTTTCAACTAACAGATCAACATGGTGAGGTTTTTAATAATGACCGCTTAAAGGGAAAATGGAGTTTGATCTTTATCGGTTACACTTCATGTCCCGATGTTTGCCCAACGACGATGGCAAAATTGGCAGCGGCTTATCAAAAACTGGCCTCAACCATGGATATTCAAGTGGTATTTGTTTCCGTCGATCCTGCTCGAGATACTCAAGCTAAGCTTTTAGATTACATTAACTTTTTCAACTCTGATTTTGTCGCAGTAACAGCATCTCATGCATCGCTGTTACCTCTGACTCGCCAGTTAGGTTTTGTTTATGCCATGGTGGGGGATGGGCAAAATTATCAAGTCGATCATAGTGCATCTATGGTACTTATCTCTCCCGAAGGGAGACGATATGCGACCATCAAACCTAAAGCTAGGGAGCTGGGTCAGCTTCCACAGATCACCACAACTAACCTGATCGCCGATATCACAGAGCTAAACCAACATTATCAACGTTAA
- the cyoE gene encoding heme o synthase, translating into MAKPLTLTSQQASSLDWRDYLEMTKPKVVALMLLTVLVGMCLAVPGAVPLQPLVAGLVGIGMMAGAAAAYNHLIDRRIDALMARTYNRPLPKGRVSIVRALTFATSMAILGFMLLYLAVNPLTAWLTFASLIGYAVIYTAYLKRATPQNIVVGGLAGAMPPLLGWTSITGEFHGHALLLVIIIFAWTPPHFWALAIHRKAEYAKVDVPMLPVTHGIEFTKTCILLYTVLLAIASLYPVLVGMCGPLYLVGSTLLSSAFIYKAWELKYRDKPGLAMQVFRFSIYHLMILFIVLLVDHYLWG; encoded by the coding sequence ATGGCAAAACCTCTTACATTAACAAGCCAACAAGCCAGCAGCTTAGATTGGCGTGACTATTTAGAGATGACCAAACCCAAAGTGGTCGCATTAATGTTACTGACGGTATTGGTCGGCATGTGTTTAGCTGTACCAGGAGCCGTGCCGCTGCAACCACTAGTGGCAGGGCTTGTTGGCATAGGCATGATGGCTGGCGCTGCTGCTGCCTATAACCATCTAATCGATCGCCGTATCGATGCTCTCATGGCTCGCACCTATAACAGACCGCTTCCTAAGGGACGAGTCTCGATTGTCAGAGCGCTAACGTTTGCGACATCGATGGCGATACTCGGCTTTATGCTGTTATATCTCGCGGTAAATCCGCTTACCGCTTGGTTAACCTTCGCCAGCCTCATTGGCTACGCCGTCATATATACGGCATATCTTAAAAGAGCGACGCCACAAAACATTGTCGTTGGCGGCCTAGCTGGAGCAATGCCGCCTTTATTAGGCTGGACATCCATTACTGGCGAGTTCCATGGTCATGCCCTACTTCTGGTCATTATTATTTTCGCTTGGACTCCACCACACTTTTGGGCGTTAGCCATTCACCGAAAAGCCGAATATGCTAAGGTCGATGTCCCTATGCTACCGGTAACCCATGGCATAGAGTTCACCAAAACCTGCATATTGCTGTACACAGTGCTGCTCGCCATCGCCTCACTTTATCCTGTACTGGTTGGCATGTGTGGTCCACTCTATTTAGTTGGATCGACCCTATTAAGCAGTGCCTTTATCTACAAGGCATGGGAACTAAAGTATCGCGATAAACCCGGCCTCGCCATGCAGGTATTTCGATTTTCGATTTATCACCTGATGATATTGTTTATCGTCCTACTAGTGGATCACTACCTGTGGGGTTAG
- a CDS encoding COX15/CtaA family protein, producing MQLSPLLKLTLVFTLCVILMGAYTRLSDAGLGCPDWPGCYGMLKVPTQSHELNQAQIAFPEHIVEPEKAWLEMIHRYIAGTLGLFVVYILFISFRTQDAPKKLPSAIAVLILFQAALGMWTVTMKLMPIVVMSHLIGGFALISLLWILYLRTKPLRIPGGDSRARKLAPLALISLVILVMQIVLGGWTSSNYAALACTKLPICEGDWINNLDPLHAFNPLHKTEGSYEFGILDYSSRMTIHVAHRFGAIITATLLLWLAYKMLTQSRSSLLKRAAWTLISLVIIQVVLGISNVVLHLPLGIAVSHNAGAALLLLTMVFINYALWRKA from the coding sequence ATGCAACTATCTCCATTACTTAAACTCACGCTAGTTTTCACCCTATGCGTTATTTTAATGGGTGCTTATACACGCCTCTCTGACGCTGGGCTAGGCTGCCCTGACTGGCCAGGATGTTATGGCATGCTAAAAGTTCCTACCCAGAGTCATGAACTCAACCAAGCACAAATTGCCTTTCCTGAACATATTGTAGAGCCCGAAAAAGCATGGCTCGAGATGATCCATCGTTATATCGCTGGCACACTTGGTTTATTCGTTGTTTACATCCTATTTATTAGCTTTAGGACGCAGGATGCTCCCAAAAAGCTCCCCAGCGCCATTGCTGTACTTATCTTATTTCAAGCAGCGCTGGGGATGTGGACCGTAACAATGAAACTAATGCCGATCGTAGTGATGTCACATCTCATCGGGGGGTTCGCGTTAATCTCACTGCTCTGGATACTCTATTTACGTACTAAGCCACTACGAATCCCTGGTGGAGATTCAAGGGCCAGAAAACTCGCACCATTGGCACTGATAAGTTTAGTGATATTAGTCATGCAAATTGTCCTAGGCGGCTGGACATCATCCAACTATGCGGCGCTTGCATGTACCAAATTACCCATCTGCGAAGGCGACTGGATAAATAATCTCGATCCTCTACATGCATTTAATCCGCTACACAAAACAGAAGGCAGTTACGAGTTTGGCATTTTAGATTACTCATCAAGAATGACAATTCATGTGGCACACCGATTTGGCGCCATAATTACCGCGACACTACTGCTTTGGTTAGCCTACAAGATGTTAACCCAGTCGCGATCATCACTATTAAAACGCGCAGCATGGACGCTGATATCTCTTGTCATCATTCAAGTCGTACTTGGCATCAGCAATGTTGTCTTGCATCTACCTTTAGGTATTGCAGTTTCTCATAACGCTGGAGCGGCACTCTTGTTACTGACAATGGTTTTTATCAACTACGCCCTGTGGCGTAAAGCATAA
- a CDS encoding SURF1 family protein, producing the protein MKSSSSTNTNLNNTIPVMGAPKRLISWASIFVACLTVLVFSILVKLGFWQLSRAEEKHAWQQELNERQNKAPISFDQLLTLPADDRLTGYRLEAEVNPINQQIILLDNQIYQGTVGYLAYQAVQVNRNSPLLLVELGFIASSMDRRILPRVAPITTTQLLHGKLYQKSTNPLSEHLLAEPGNPLRIQNLNLTELGQLLQQELAPAVLQPDQLVGNTLPRPWQPIPLSSQKHQGYALQWFSMAAAFALLMLYLLIIKKKNIDKPDKNSTN; encoded by the coding sequence ATGAAAAGCAGTAGTAGCACTAACACTAACTTAAACAACACTATTCCAGTCATGGGGGCTCCTAAGCGGCTGATATCCTGGGCTAGCATTTTTGTAGCCTGCCTTACTGTGCTGGTGTTTAGCATATTGGTCAAGTTGGGTTTTTGGCAACTCAGCAGAGCCGAAGAAAAACACGCATGGCAACAAGAATTAAATGAAAGACAAAATAAGGCTCCGATCTCATTCGATCAACTCTTAACACTCCCCGCCGATGACAGATTAACGGGGTATCGTTTAGAGGCAGAAGTAAATCCCATTAATCAGCAAATCATCCTACTAGATAATCAAATATATCAGGGCACCGTCGGATATTTGGCCTATCAAGCGGTACAAGTTAACCGGAATTCGCCCTTATTACTGGTGGAGCTCGGCTTTATAGCCAGTTCGATGGATCGACGTATTTTACCTAGGGTAGCCCCCATTACGACGACTCAATTGCTACATGGCAAGCTATATCAGAAATCGACTAATCCGCTCAGCGAGCATCTATTAGCGGAGCCGGGAAATCCACTGCGGATCCAAAATCTTAATCTGACAGAGCTTGGGCAACTATTACAACAAGAGCTCGCTCCTGCTGTGCTACAACCCGATCAGCTGGTAGGCAATACGCTCCCTAGACCGTGGCAGCCCATTCCGCTCAGTTCACAAAAACACCAAGGTTACGCATTACAGTGGTTTTCGATGGCGGCGGCATTTGCACTACTCATGCTTTATCTATTGATAATAAAAAAGAAAAACATAGACAAACCCGATAAAAACTCAACAAATTGA
- a CDS encoding DUF2909 family protein, with product MTGIVLFKLVLVLLLLFIIFNLGKALFILVKGEDKAPMSRYLGRRVLFSVLVVLLLLLALALGTLTPNPRPY from the coding sequence ATGACTGGAATAGTGTTGTTTAAGTTAGTGTTAGTGCTACTACTGCTTTTCATTATATTTAATCTTGGGAAAGCGCTCTTCATCTTGGTTAAGGGAGAGGACAAGGCCCCGATGAGTCGTTATTTGGGGCGACGAGTCCTGTTTTCTGTACTCGTTGTTCTATTGCTTTTGCTGGCTTTAGCACTTGGGACACTCACCCCAAATCCTAGGCCCTATTAG
- a CDS encoding cytochrome c oxidase subunit 3 — protein MTTKHEHYYVPAQSAWPIIGAIGLFLIAFGAGSYVQQLNTQQSSGGYILTAGIVVIISMIFGWFRTVIHESMSGLYSKQMDRSFRQGMSWFIFSEVMFFAAFFGALLYARTIAVPWLGGASNNAMTHEVLWPTFEAMWPLVTTPDGTQTEAMGWTGLPLYNTMILLTSSVTLHFAHVSLEKSKRTALTLWLGVTILLGLAFLILQAEEYMHAYQEMGLTLSSGIYGNTFFLLTGFHGMHVTLGTVFLFVLFLRVLKGHFTSEKHFAFQAGSWYWHFVDVVWLCLFIFVYVL, from the coding sequence ATGACAACCAAACATGAACACTATTATGTGCCAGCACAGAGCGCTTGGCCCATCATAGGCGCTATTGGTTTATTCCTAATAGCATTCGGCGCGGGTAGTTACGTGCAACAGCTCAATACTCAGCAATCCAGTGGTGGCTATATTCTTACGGCCGGTATTGTGGTTATTATCAGTATGATATTTGGCTGGTTTCGAACGGTAATACATGAATCCATGTCAGGTTTGTATTCAAAACAAATGGATCGCTCTTTTAGACAAGGAATGAGTTGGTTTATCTTCTCTGAAGTGATGTTTTTCGCTGCTTTTTTTGGTGCCCTACTCTATGCTCGGACCATCGCAGTCCCTTGGCTCGGTGGCGCATCAAATAATGCGATGACCCATGAAGTGTTATGGCCAACATTTGAAGCGATGTGGCCTTTAGTGACCACACCAGATGGCACTCAAACAGAGGCCATGGGATGGACCGGACTGCCACTTTATAACACAATGATTCTGCTTACCTCATCTGTCACCCTCCACTTTGCCCATGTCAGCCTCGAAAAGAGCAAACGGACCGCCCTCACACTGTGGTTAGGTGTCACTATATTGCTTGGACTGGCATTCCTCATTTTACAAGCCGAAGAGTATATGCACGCCTATCAAGAGATGGGATTAACACTCTCATCCGGCATTTACGGCAATACCTTTTTCTTGTTAACTGGTTTTCATGGCATGCACGTCACACTGGGAACGGTATTTCTTTTTGTCCTGTTTCTTAGAGTATTAAAAGGCCATTTTACCTCAGAGAAACACTTTGCCTTTCAGGCGGGAAGTTGGTATTGGCACTTCGTGGATGTAGTGTGGCTATGCCTGTTTATTTTTGTCTACGTCTTATAA
- a CDS encoding cytochrome c oxidase assembly protein encodes MSQHPVRSNQKLIMLLIAGSIGMFGFGFALVPLYDVLCEQLGINGKTQSTATAYTPMAIDTSRIVTVEFMAHTQSDMPWQFVPEVKRMQVHPGELIRTSFNAKSLSLNRTVGQAIPSVSPGQGAAYFHKTECFCFNQQVLTANADAALPLIFYIDPDLPQSISTLTLSYTLYNITDNGYVGAVEQGAAK; translated from the coding sequence ATGAGTCAGCACCCGGTGAGATCGAACCAGAAACTTATCATGCTGCTGATAGCGGGCTCTATTGGTATGTTCGGCTTTGGTTTTGCGTTGGTGCCGCTGTATGACGTACTTTGCGAACAGTTGGGTATTAACGGCAAAACTCAATCCACTGCGACGGCCTATACCCCGATGGCTATCGATACGTCTCGTATCGTTACCGTAGAGTTTATGGCCCACACACAAAGTGACATGCCTTGGCAATTTGTTCCTGAAGTTAAGCGAATGCAAGTTCATCCAGGTGAACTCATTCGCACCAGCTTCAATGCCAAAAGTCTGTCCTTAAATCGAACTGTAGGACAAGCCATTCCCTCCGTATCACCAGGACAAGGAGCGGCCTACTTCCATAAGACGGAATGTTTCTGCTTTAACCAGCAGGTATTAACCGCCAACGCAGATGCAGCATTACCCTTGATTTTTTATATCGATCCCGATCTTCCACAGTCGATATCGACACTGACACTTTCCTATACTCTCTACAATATCACCGATAATGGTTACGTCGGTGCTGTTGAACAAGGAGCAGCAAAATGA
- the ctaD gene encoding cytochrome c oxidase subunit I: MSTITQDIPTAHDDHHHGAPKGLMRWVLTTNHKDIGTLYLWFSFIMFLTGGAMAMVIRAELFQPGLQLVEPNFFNQMTTVHGLIMVFGAVMPAFTGLANWLIPMMIGAPDMALPRMNNWSFWILPFAFTILLSSLFMEGGGPNFGWTFYAPLSTTYSPDSTALFVFSVHIMGISSIMGAINVIVTIVNMRAPGMTWMKLPLFVWTWLITAFLLIAVMPVLAGVVTMVLTDKYFGTSFFDAAGGGDPVMFQHIFWFFGHPEVYIMILPSFGIISAIVPAFSRKRLFGYSSMVYATASIAILSFLVWAHHMFTTGMPVFAELFFMYCTMLIAVPTGVKVFNWVATMWRGSISFETPMLFAIAFIILFTIGGFSGLMLAITPVDFQYHDTYFVVAHFHYVLVTGAIFSIMAAAYYWLPKWTGNMYDERLGKIHFWCSTISVNVLFFPMHFLGLAGMPRRIPDYAIQFADVNQIVSIGGFAFGLSQLIFLAVVLKCIKGGEKAPAKPWDGAEGLEWTIPSPAPYHSFSTPPEIK, from the coding sequence ATGAGCACTATTACACAAGATATACCAACCGCTCATGATGATCATCATCATGGTGCACCCAAAGGCCTTATGCGCTGGGTTTTAACCACAAACCACAAAGATATTGGCACGCTTTATTTGTGGTTCAGTTTCATTATGTTTTTAACCGGTGGTGCCATGGCCATGGTGATACGGGCAGAGCTTTTTCAGCCTGGATTACAATTGGTTGAGCCAAACTTTTTCAACCAGATGACCACTGTTCACGGTCTAATTATGGTGTTTGGCGCAGTAATGCCGGCTTTTACTGGGCTTGCTAACTGGTTAATTCCTATGATGATAGGCGCTCCAGATATGGCACTGCCACGAATGAATAATTGGAGCTTTTGGATCTTACCCTTCGCTTTTACCATACTATTAAGCTCGCTATTTATGGAAGGTGGTGGACCCAATTTCGGTTGGACCTTCTATGCACCACTTTCTACAACCTATAGTCCAGATAGCACGGCGCTGTTCGTATTCTCGGTGCACATAATGGGGATCAGCTCGATAATGGGTGCTATTAACGTGATCGTCACTATCGTGAATATGCGTGCACCTGGTATGACATGGATGAAGTTACCTCTATTTGTATGGACATGGCTTATCACTGCATTCTTGTTAATAGCTGTGATGCCTGTGCTCGCAGGAGTGGTCACTATGGTGCTGACGGACAAGTACTTCGGCACCAGCTTCTTCGATGCCGCAGGTGGGGGCGATCCCGTGATGTTCCAACACATATTCTGGTTCTTTGGTCACCCTGAAGTGTACATCATGATCTTACCCTCCTTTGGTATTATCTCGGCGATTGTCCCGGCTTTCAGTCGTAAACGACTTTTTGGCTACTCTTCAATGGTGTACGCGACAGCCAGTATTGCCATACTGTCATTCCTTGTGTGGGCCCACCATATGTTCACTACAGGAATGCCAGTATTTGCCGAGTTGTTTTTCATGTACTGCACTATGTTGATTGCCGTTCCAACAGGGGTAAAGGTCTTTAACTGGGTCGCGACCATGTGGCGAGGCTCGATTAGTTTTGAAACCCCAATGCTGTTTGCCATTGCGTTTATCATACTATTTACCATTGGTGGATTTTCAGGTCTGATGCTGGCGATTACTCCCGTCGATTTCCAATATCACGATACCTACTTTGTGGTGGCTCATTTCCATTATGTATTAGTAACAGGTGCCATTTTCTCGATTATGGCCGCGGCCTATTATTGGCTACCGAAATGGACAGGAAATATGTATGACGAGCGATTAGGTAAAATTCATTTTTGGTGTTCAACCATCTCGGTCAATGTGCTGTTCTTCCCAATGCATTTCTTGGGCCTAGCGGGTATGCCGCGACGAATTCCAGACTACGCGATTCAGTTTGCAGATGTTAACCAGATAGTCTCTATTGGTGGGTTTGCCTTTGGTTTATCGCAACTTATTTTCCTCGCCGTCGTGCTTAAATGCATTAAGGGAGGAGAGAAAGCCCCTGCAAAACCTTGGGATGGCGCAGAGGGATTAGAGTGGACAATACCGAGCCCTGCGCCCTACCACTCATTCTCCACCCCACCAGAGATCAAGTAA